A stretch of Porites lutea chromosome 5, jaPorLute2.1, whole genome shotgun sequence DNA encodes these proteins:
- the LOC140937959 gene encoding uncharacterized protein: MGWQKRGKGHNSLTGVGSMIGLSSGKMVGYSTRTKRCALCEAAKRNGKEPRSHDCRMNWTASSKSMEPDVAVELVKGAISAGAQVSVMVGDEDSATIKKVRESGTHEVDKWSDITHAKRSFGSHLYSLQPQHKGILSTNVINHFLKCFGYALSQNKDNVDGLEKNLKAIVPHAFGKHNKCDSSWCGFLKSPTTFKHKSLPRGKDLKGEKLEEDLNAVVDIFVQNSEKLGPLGSSQSNEALNNTIGSKAPKIRHYGGSESNDFRVACAVSQKNVGYSYVAKVMMLKFARLRQQKERIPSKFTSAVNKLTVRSGVLHYDGKPVSSTS; encoded by the exons GAGTTGGGTCTATGATTGGGCTATCTTCAGGCAAGATGGTGGGCTACAGCACAAGGACAAAGAGATGTGCATTATGTGAGGCAGCTAAGAGAAATGGCAAGGAACCGAGGTCACATGACTGTCGGATGAACTGGACAGCATCCTCCAAGTCCATGGAGCCCGATGTTGCTGTGGAGTTGGTAAAGGGGGCCATTAGTGCGGGTGCTCAAGTGTCAGTTATGGTTGGGGATGAAGACTCGGCCACAATCAAGAAAGTGCGGGAAAGTGGCACACATGAAGTTGACAAATGGTCAGATATTACTCATGCAAAACGGTCATTTGGATCCCATCTCTACAGCCTGCAACCACAGCATAAAGGGATCCTTAGTACTAATGTAATTAACCACTTCTTGAAATGTTTTGGGTATGCGCTAAGCCAAAACAAAGACAATGTTGACGGTCTGGAGAAAAATCTGAAAGCCATTGTCCCTCATGCATTTGGCAAACATAATAAATGTGACAGTTCTTGGTGTGGGTTTCTGAAGAGCCCCACAACCTTCAAACACAAGAGCCTCCCACGTGGCAAAGATTTAAAAGGTGAGAAACTAGAGGAAGATCTTAATGCTGTTGTGGACATCTTTGTCCAGAATTCGGAGAAGCTTGGCCCTCTTGGTTCAAGTCAGTCGAATGAAGCCCTCAACAACACCATTGGCAGCAAAGCTCCAAAAATTCGACACTACGGTGGCAGTGAAAGTAATGATTTTAGAGTGGCCTGTGCTGTCAGCCAGAAGAATGTGGGTTATTCTTATGTGGCAAAG GTGATGATGCTGAAATTTGCGAGATTGCGGCAGCAGAAGGAAAGAATACCTTCCAAGTTTACATCAGCAGTCAACAAGTTGACTGTGAGGAGTGGGGTTCTCCACTATGATGGAAAACCAGTTTCCTCAACATCTTAG
- the LOC140937963 gene encoding uncharacterized protein — protein MKALAQLILFVQLHQQKTSEEPGAHKSQKTALVHNLTKAKSLIIQNVQYEAFKEEIHCLRSSERLPKSSPLLKLSPVIDKEGFVRVGGRLEQAGLSYEERHPLILPSSHHVTTVLVTYYHGRVQHQGRHFTLGLIRSSGFWIIRGKRIVNSVINSCIKCKKLRGRQQIQKMADLPVECLTPALPFSYVGVDVFGPWTVSARRTRGGVANSKRWAVLFTCLTIRAIHIELLESMDTFSFINALRRFLALRGPVVQLCSDCGTNFVGAHNELQSYLKEMDEGAIQSYLAAEG, from the coding sequence ATGAAGGCACTTGCACAACTGATCTTGTTTGTCCAGTTGCACCAACAAAAGACATCTGAAGAGCCTGGTGCACACAAGAGTCAGAAGACAGCCCTTGTCCACAACCTTACCAAAGCAAAGTCCCTGATTATCCAAAATGTCCAGTATGAAGCCTTCAAAGAGGAAATACACTGCCTCAGAAGTTCTGAAAGACTGCCAAAATCAAGTCCGCTCCTCAAACTGAGCCCAGTGATCGACAAGGAAGGATTCGTTAGAGTTGGTGGCCGATTAGAGCAAGCAGGTCTTAGTTATGAAGAACGCCATCCCTTGATTCTCCCAAGTTCGCATCACGTGACCACTGTTCTAGTTACCTACTACCATGGGAGAGTGCAACATCAAGGACGGCATTTCACACTCGGCCTGATCAGAAGCAGTGGATTCTGGATTATCAGAGGCAAGCGAATTGTTAACAGCGTTATCAACAGTTGCATAAAGTGTAAGAAGCTGAGGGGTCGACAGCAAATCCAGAAAATGGCCGATTTACCCGTCGAATGCCTTACCCCTGCCCTGCCTTTCAGTTACGTTGGCGTTGACGTTTTCGGACCCTGGACAGTAAGTGCTCGTCGCACAAGGGGAGGAGTGGCAAACAGCAAGCGTTGGGCCGTACTTTTCACATGCTTGACAATTAGAGCCATTCACATAGAACTATTAGAGTCAATGGACACCTTCAGTTTCATCAATGCACTGCGTAGATTCCTTGCCTTACGGGGTCCAGTTGTGCAACTTTGCTCTGATTGCGGTACTAACTTCGTTGGTGCACACAACGAACTCCAGTCCTACCTTAAAGAGATGGATGAAGGTGCCATCCAATCGTACTTGGCCGCTGAGGGTTGA
- the LOC140937962 gene encoding uncharacterized protein, whose protein sequence is MAEHATGDSKRLIQRLRNAYTENPTEGVKECWRKLGECFGSTAVVTQVHLDKLTAFPSLNAEDNKDKDCTAVIKCAACQSDKHVAALHIDPPSEEETQTREPRRPSVRQGASWGKSCSKICPAYVYKNGYPKDKVEVYVVIDDQSNCSLAKPKLFDLLKLEGATTSCTLRTCSGTSQVTGRRARNLIIESLDNAYSYALPVLTECDAIPDSREEIPSPLVARAYPHLDPITDKIPELDPKADILLFIGRDAPPLHKMHESQNGPRDEPWAQRLDLGWVALGNACLDGAQKPNDPKEGNFKRRSEDGLGEDVFVRTKNDNKPGTSVEDRKFVQIMKHSLTKSESGNWEAPLPLRNGIKRLPNNREALKRLKSTRCSLDKKPLMKQHYFDFMQKLFDNGHAEPAPKIQTDPPTLHWYLPHFGVYHPQKPQKICVVFDSAAETTGISLNKILLSGPDLTNNLLGILIRFRQQPMAFMADIEQMFHSFLVREDHRDLLRFFWYKDNHLNGELIEYRMKVHVFGNTSSPAVATYCLRKTAEVREQEFGSDAKNFVDNNFYVDDRLKSVAEPTEAVDLLRRIQAMLATANLHLHKIASNLPEVTQAFRIEDRVADLRDLDLSKDTIPVQRSLGVLWDISADSFTFKANVGAKPFTRRGVLSVVISLYDPLGLAAPVAVKGKLFLRAMIAKPEPENWDEPLPEEQRPAWEAWCQALQALTLLRVPHCYTTTSLKAVSRRELHTFCDASKEAIGAVSYLRTIQCDGNMQVSFVLSKAKLAPSHATTVPRLELCAAVLGVEMTELIIEELDLDLQAVAFYLDSRVVLRYISNESRRFYVYVSN, encoded by the exons ATGGCGGAGCATGCTACTGGTGACTCTAAGAGACTCATTCAGCGTTTACGAAATGCATATACAGAGAACCCGACCGAGGGAGTTAAAGAATGTTGGAGGAAGTTAGGAGAATGTTTTGGCTCAACAGCTGTCGTCACCCAAGTACACCTGGACAAGCTAACTGCATTCCCATCACTGAATGCCGAAGACAACAAAG ACAAAGACTGTACAGCAGTAATCAAATGTGCCGCATGCCAAAGTGATAAACATGTTGCAGCATTACACATTGACCCTCCAAGTGAAGAAGAAACACAAACCAGAGAGCCCAGACGCCCTTCAGTAAGGCAGGGAGCCAG TTGGGGAAAATCCTGTTCAAAGATCTGCCCAGCCTACGTTTACAAAAATGGGTATCCTAAAGACAAGGTCGAGGTGTACGTGGTCATTGACGATCAGAGTAACTGTTCCCTAGCCAAGCCTAAGCTCTTTGACTTGTTGAAATTGGAAGGAGCAACTACATCGTGCACGCTGAGAACGTGCTCAGGGACAAGCCAAGTTACAGGGAGACGTGCACGCAACCTCATCATTGAGTCTTTAGACAATGCGTACTCTTATGCACTTCCAGTCCTTACTGAATGTGATGCAATCCCGGATAGCAGAGAGGAAATTCCTAGTCCTTTGGTCGCTAGAGCATACCCCCACCTCGACCCCATTACAGACAAGATCCCAGAGCTAGACCCAAAGGCCGATATTCTTCTGTTTATTGGAAGAGATGCACCACCCCTTCACAAAATGCACGAGTCCCAAAACGGGCCCAGGGATGAACCTTGGGCTCAACGTCTTGACCTAGGATGGGTAGCCTTAGGAAATGCATGCTTAGATGGTGCCCAAAAGCCAA ACGACCCAAAGGAGGGAAACTTTAAAAGGAGGTCTGAAGATGGACTGGGAGAAGATGTCTTTGTACGAACTAAGAACGACAACAAACCAGGAACGTCGGTGGAAGATAGGAAGTTCGTCCAGATCATGAAACACTCGCTGACAAAGAGCGAATCAGGTAACTGGGAGGCGCCCTTACCTCTCCGCAATGGGATTAAAAGGCTCCCAAATAACCGAGAAGCCCTAAAACGTTTGAAGTCTACACGATGCTCTCTAGACAAGAAACCTCTGATGAAACAGCACTATTTCGATTTCATGCAGAAACTATTTGACAATGGACATGCTGAACCTGCACCGAAAATACAGACGGACCCACCTACTCTTCACTGGTACTTACCCCACTTTGGTGTCTACCATCCCCAAAAGCCACAAAAAATATGTGTGGTTTTTGACTCCGCAGCTGAGACCACAGGAATCTCTCTAAACAAAATTTTGCTATCAGGACCAGACCTGACAAACAACTTACTTGGCATCTTGATACGTTTCCGCCAACAGCCCATGGCCTTCATGGCAGACATTGAGCAGATGTTCCACTCATTCCTAGTTAGAGAGGATCATAGGGACCTATTACGATTCTTCTGGTACAAAGACAATCACCTGAATGGAGAGCTTATTGAATATCGAATGAAGGTTCATGTCTTTGGAAACACGTCGTCTCCAGCAGTAGCCACTTACTGCCTCAGGAAAACCGCCGAAGTCAGGGAGCAGGAATTTGGCTCTGATGCTAAGAACTTTGTTGATAACAACTTTTATGTGGACGACAGACTTAAATCTGTTGCAGAACCTACTGAAGCTGTAGACCTATTGCGTAGAATACAAGCCATGTTAGCCACAGCTAATCTGCATCTACACAAGATAGCATCCAACCTTCCAGAGGTAACTCAAGCCTTCCGGATTGAAGATCGAGTTGCCGACCTTCGGGATCTGGACCTCTCAAAGGATACAATTCCAGTGCAGCGGTCTTTGGGTGTATTGTGGGACATATCGGCCGATTCATTCACTTTCAAAGCCAATGTGGGAGCGAAACCGTTCACAAGACGAGGCGTATTGTCTGTCGTTATCAGCCTGTATGACCCTCTAGGACTTGCCGCTCCAGTTGCTGTCAAAGGCAAGCTCTTTCTAAGAGCAATGATAGCAAAGCCTGAGCCAGAGAATTGGGATGAACCATTGCCAGAGGAGCAAAGACCAGCATGGGAAGCATGGTGCCAAGCCCTCCAAGCCTTAACTCTCCTCAGAGTGCCGCATTGCTACACAACTACCTCACTCAAAGCTGTTAGTCGACGGGAGTTGCACACCTTCTGTGACGCATCCAAGGAGGCCATTGGTGCTGTCTCATACCTCAGGACCATTCAGTGTGATGGGAACATGCAAGTCTCCTTTGTCCTAAGTAAAGCAAAGTTAGCTCCGTCCCACGCCACCACCGTTCCCCGTCTGGAACTTTGCGCTGCTGTATTGGGAGTTGAAATGACAGAGCTCATCATTGAAGAATTGGACCTTGATCTTCAGGCTGTTGCATTCTATTTGGATAGTAGAGTCGTCCTCCGTTACATCAGCAACGAAAGTCGTCGATTCTATGTTTATGTCAGCAACTGA
- the LOC140937961 gene encoding uncharacterized protein, with protein sequence MAHNAKAFDAKHLVKAVTSSDLLPKFSQVVLGFSDTLPAFRQLFPDKASCSQEHLAQDLQKTYNAHSALDDVLILQELASKYMTDSTLLQHSFTTSWVETYTVFLGQKKQNLKTLQPLISSKAV encoded by the coding sequence ATGGCACACAATGCGAAAGCTTTTGATGCAAAACATCTGGTGAAGGCAGTGACTTCAAGTGACCTGCTTCCCAAGTTCTCTCAGGTGGTACTTGGTTTTTCAGATACCCTGCCAGCCTTCAGACAGCTGTTTCCTGATAAAGCATCCTGCAGCCAAGAACACCTAGCACAAGACCTTCAGAAAACCTACAATGCCCATAGTGCATTAGATGACGTCCTCATCCTACAAGAGCTGGCATCCAAGTATATGACTGACAGCACTCTGTTACAGCACAGCTTTACAACATCATGGGTGGAGACATACACAGTGTTCCTTGGCCAGAAGAAACAAAATCTCAAAACCCTACAGCCACTCATCAGCTCAAAAGCAGTGTAG